A window from Sphingobium sp. EM0848 encodes these proteins:
- a CDS encoding IS110 family transposase — MDQYIGLDVSLKDTSLSVRQDGKRVWRGKCASDPKLLAEVIRKRAPNAKRVVFETGPLSVWFYHALTAEGLPAICIDARHAKAALDMAANKTDANDADGLAHLAEVGFYREVRVKGFDSMLMRTLISARRQLMKMRVQMSNQIRGLMKTFGLVIPKGTGSVFERNVVTLLEGEDNLSRIILPLLKAWSDIRLRVAELTKQLVAMAGTDPRCRLLTSVPGVGTVTATAFAAAVEDSINFKNSRAVGAWVGLTPKRYQSGEVDYEGHISRRGDPKLRTLLYEAAAVILNRSTETNTLRTWALALKERLGFKRAAVALARKLAVIMHAMLKTGELFDPNAGTTVSV; from the coding sequence GTGGATCAGTATATCGGACTCGACGTTTCTCTAAAAGACACTTCGCTATCGGTTCGTCAGGATGGCAAGCGCGTTTGGCGCGGCAAGTGTGCCTCCGATCCCAAACTGCTTGCCGAAGTGATCCGCAAACGCGCGCCGAATGCAAAGCGCGTGGTATTTGAGACCGGACCGTTGTCGGTTTGGTTTTACCATGCGCTTACTGCGGAGGGTTTGCCCGCGATCTGTATAGACGCGCGCCATGCAAAGGCCGCCCTCGATATGGCTGCCAACAAGACCGATGCAAACGACGCCGACGGTCTGGCTCATTTGGCTGAGGTGGGCTTTTATCGGGAGGTGCGCGTCAAAGGCTTTGACAGCATGTTGATGAGGACGCTGATCAGCGCCCGACGCCAACTGATGAAGATGCGGGTACAGATGTCGAACCAGATACGCGGGCTGATGAAGACATTCGGGCTTGTCATACCCAAAGGCACCGGCAGCGTTTTTGAGCGCAACGTCGTTACGCTTCTGGAAGGCGAAGACAATCTGTCGCGCATCATCCTACCGCTGCTTAAGGCCTGGAGCGATATTCGGCTTCGGGTGGCGGAGTTGACCAAGCAGCTGGTTGCGATGGCTGGCACGGATCCACGCTGCCGTCTGCTCACCTCGGTGCCTGGCGTGGGCACGGTCACCGCTACCGCCTTTGCAGCAGCAGTGGAGGATTCGATCAACTTCAAGAACTCCCGCGCTGTCGGGGCGTGGGTCGGGCTCACCCCAAAGCGATATCAATCGGGGGAAGTTGATTATGAAGGCCACATCTCGCGCCGTGGCGACCCTAAGTTACGGACGCTGTTGTACGAGGCGGCCGCGGTCATATTGAACAGATCAACGGAGACGAACACGTTACGCACTTGGGCGCTGGCGTTAAAAGAGCGGCTTGGTTTCAAGCGAGCGGCTGTAGCTCTTGCCCGCAAATTAGCGGTGATCATGCACGCGATGCTGAAGACGGGCGAACTGTTCGATCCAAACGCCGGGACCACCGTATCAGTCTGA
- a CDS encoding TCR/Tet family MFS transporter: MSARLPHRRAAAIAFILVTALLDVMSMGIIIPVLPQLIETLAGSNASAGMWNGLFVALWAAMQFICSPIIGSLSDSFGRRPVILISVAGLTLDFVLMALAPNLWWLAVGRMLAGVTSSSFTSTFAYMADITPPENRARGYGLIGAAFSGGFVAGPLLGGVLGEISLRAPFWTAAGLSGLAFLYGLFVLPESLDANKRMTFSWKRANPFGALQLLRSHPELSSLAIVNFLLYFAHHLFSAVFVLYAGDRYGWGPWQVGTLLALVGLMDMGVQGVLVGPVVKRLGDRTTMVIGLSFGAIGILAMGLAPTGWLFVAAMFPNALWGLAMPTIQSLMTQRVSESEQGQLQGANNSVGSIAGILSPLFFGAIYSVSVGAKPLLPFIGSAFLIAAAVLAGGALLGWMAGRGDDAALLDKDPQAL, from the coding sequence ATGTCCGCCCGCCTGCCCCATCGCCGCGCCGCTGCGATCGCCTTCATCCTGGTGACGGCGCTGCTCGACGTCATGTCGATGGGCATCATCATTCCGGTGCTGCCGCAACTCATAGAGACGCTCGCCGGCTCGAACGCCTCGGCGGGGATGTGGAACGGGCTGTTCGTGGCGCTGTGGGCGGCGATGCAGTTCATCTGCTCGCCGATCATCGGCTCGCTTTCCGACAGTTTCGGGCGGCGGCCGGTGATTCTGATCTCCGTCGCGGGGCTGACCCTCGATTTCGTGCTGATGGCGCTGGCGCCCAATCTCTGGTGGCTGGCGGTGGGGCGGATGCTGGCGGGCGTGACCTCCTCCAGCTTTACGTCGACCTTCGCCTATATGGCCGACATCACGCCGCCTGAAAATCGTGCGCGGGGCTATGGGCTGATCGGGGCGGCCTTCAGCGGCGGCTTCGTCGCTGGACCGCTGCTGGGCGGCGTGCTGGGCGAGATTTCCTTGCGCGCGCCCTTCTGGACAGCGGCGGGCCTGTCCGGCCTCGCCTTCCTCTATGGCCTGTTCGTGCTGCCGGAATCGCTCGACGCGAACAAACGCATGACTTTCTCTTGGAAGCGGGCCAATCCCTTCGGCGCGCTGCAACTGCTCCGCTCGCATCCGGAACTGTCCAGCCTCGCCATCGTCAATTTCCTGCTCTATTTCGCGCACCACCTCTTCTCGGCCGTATTCGTGCTCTATGCAGGTGACCGCTATGGCTGGGGCCCGTGGCAGGTGGGGACGCTGCTGGCGCTGGTCGGCCTGATGGACATGGGCGTTCAGGGCGTGCTGGTGGGGCCAGTGGTCAAAAGGCTGGGCGACCGGACGACGATGGTCATTGGCCTCAGCTTCGGCGCCATCGGCATTCTCGCCATGGGCCTAGCCCCGACCGGCTGGCTGTTCGTCGCGGCCATGTTCCCCAATGCGCTCTGGGGACTTGCGATGCCGACCATCCAGTCGCTGATGACGCAACGCGTGTCGGAATCCGAGCAAGGGCAACTTCAGGGCGCCAATAACAGTGTCGGTTCCATCGCCGGAATCCTCTCGCCGCTCTTCTTCGGCGCGATTTATTCGGTGTCGGTGGGGGCAAAGCCGCTCCTTCCCTTCATCGGCAGCGCTTTCCTGATCGCGGCGGCCGTGCTGGCTGGCGGCGCGCTGCTGGGGTGGATGGCCGGGCGCGGCGATGATGCGGCTTTGCTGGACAAGGACCCCCAAGCGCTCTAA
- the guaA gene encoding glutamine-hydrolyzing GMP synthase translates to MTLPLQDSILIVDFGSQVTQLIARRVREAGVYSEIAPFNSAAEAFDRLKPKGIILSGGPSSVMWEDSPRTPQHFFDAGIPILGICYGQQTMMQQLGGNVEGGESGEFGRAFIEVKKTCALFDGLWAEDERHQVWMSHGDKVTQLAPGFEVVAISEGAPYAITANEEKRFYATQFHPEVVHTPDGARLLANFVRHVCGLKGDWTMAEFRATKIADIQAQVGEGRVICGLSGGVDSAVAAVLIHEAIGDQLTCVFVDHGLMRLGEAEQVVSLFREHYGIKLVHVNAEERFLGGLAGLTDPEKKRKFIGGEFIAVFEEEAKKIGGADFLAQGTLYPDVIESVSFTGGPSVTIKSHHNVGGLPERMNMKLVEPLRELFKDEVRVLGRELGLPEIFVGRHPFPGPGLAIRIPGEVAKDRCDILRKADAIYLEEIRNAGLYDAIWQAFAVLLPVRTVGVMGDHRTYDSVCALRAVTSTDGMTADIYPFDAAFLSRVATRIINEVKGINRVVYDYTSKPPGTIEWE, encoded by the coding sequence ATGACGCTGCCCCTACAGGATTCCATTCTCATCGTGGACTTCGGCAGCCAGGTGACTCAGCTCATCGCCCGCCGTGTCCGCGAAGCCGGGGTCTATTCCGAGATCGCACCCTTCAACAGCGCCGCCGAAGCCTTCGACCGGCTGAAGCCCAAGGGCATCATCCTCTCGGGCGGCCCTTCCTCGGTGATGTGGGAAGATTCCCCCCGCACCCCGCAGCATTTCTTCGACGCCGGCATTCCGATCCTCGGCATCTGCTACGGCCAGCAGACGATGATGCAGCAGCTGGGCGGCAATGTCGAAGGCGGCGAGAGCGGCGAATTCGGCCGCGCCTTCATCGAGGTCAAGAAGACCTGCGCCCTGTTCGACGGCCTCTGGGCCGAGGACGAGCGCCATCAGGTCTGGATGAGCCATGGCGACAAGGTGACGCAGCTCGCCCCCGGCTTCGAGGTCGTCGCGATCAGCGAGGGCGCGCCCTATGCCATCACCGCGAATGAGGAAAAGCGCTTCTACGCGACCCAGTTCCATCCCGAAGTCGTCCACACCCCCGACGGCGCCAGGCTGCTCGCCAATTTCGTGCGCCATGTCTGCGGCCTCAAGGGCGACTGGACCATGGCCGAGTTCCGCGCGACCAAGATTGCGGACATCCAGGCGCAGGTCGGCGAAGGCCGGGTGATCTGCGGCCTGTCGGGCGGCGTCGACAGCGCCGTGGCGGCCGTGTTGATCCACGAAGCGATCGGCGATCAGCTGACCTGCGTGTTCGTCGACCACGGCCTGATGCGGCTGGGCGAGGCGGAGCAGGTCGTCAGCCTCTTCCGCGAACATTATGGCATCAAGCTGGTCCATGTGAACGCCGAGGAACGCTTCCTGGGCGGCCTCGCGGGCCTCACGGACCCGGAAAAGAAGCGCAAGTTCATCGGCGGCGAGTTCATCGCCGTGTTCGAGGAAGAGGCGAAGAAGATCGGCGGCGCGGACTTCCTTGCGCAAGGCACGCTCTATCCCGACGTGATTGAATCGGTGAGCTTCACCGGCGGCCCGTCAGTGACGATCAAGAGCCACCACAATGTCGGCGGTCTGCCCGAACGCATGAACATGAAGCTGGTCGAACCGCTGCGCGAACTGTTCAAGGACGAAGTGCGCGTGCTGGGCCGCGAACTCGGCCTGCCGGAGATTTTCGTCGGCCGCCACCCCTTTCCCGGTCCCGGTCTGGCGATCCGCATCCCCGGCGAAGTTGCCAAGGACCGCTGCGACATTCTCCGCAAGGCCGATGCCATCTATTTGGAGGAAATCCGCAACGCCGGGCTGTACGATGCGATCTGGCAGGCCTTCGCCGTGCTCCTCCCGGTCCGCACCGTGGGCGTGATGGGGGACCACCGCACCTATGACAGCGTCTGCGCGCTACGCGCCGTGACGTCGACCGACGGCATGACGGCGGACATCTATCCCTTCGACGCCGCCTTCCTCAGCCGCGTGGCGACACGGATCATCAATGAGGTGAAGGGCATCAACCGCGTGGTTTACGACTATACGTCGAAGCCGCCGGGCACGATCGAGTGGGAATGA
- the hspQ gene encoding heat shock protein HspQ — protein sequence MNDTIQIFGPDVSAPQIVHARFSIGDVVQHRRFGFRGVVFDIDPVFANTEEWYQAIPEDVRPDKHQPFYHLLAENGETSYVAYVSQQNLIADDSDEPVDHPAIAGMFGTYAHGKYQLRPLHRH from the coding sequence ATGAACGACACGATTCAGATTTTCGGCCCCGATGTTTCCGCCCCGCAAATCGTCCACGCCCGCTTCAGCATCGGGGACGTGGTACAGCATCGGCGCTTCGGCTTTCGGGGCGTGGTGTTCGATATCGATCCCGTCTTCGCCAACACCGAGGAATGGTATCAGGCCATTCCCGAGGATGTCCGGCCTGACAAGCACCAGCCCTTCTACCACCTGCTCGCGGAAAATGGCGAAACCAGCTATGTCGCCTATGTCAGCCAGCAAAATCTGATCGCGGACGACAGCGATGAGCCTGTCGACCACCCGGCCATCGCCGGCATGTTCGGCACCTATGCCCATGGCAAATACCAGCTGCGCCCGCTCCACCGGCACTAG
- a CDS encoding GDSL-type esterase/lipase family protein has translation MPMANTSCARSTGTRGSGGGLLAAALLLLAPAWPLRAADPQVPSLKVNADPSFPFSREIEAFAKANEAGPPVTDATLFLGSSSIRLWDISGSFPDIGTVNRGFGGATTSDVLHYYKHLLPKAKPRSILVYVGENDLAAGATPAEVAHNVLTLLRQLRTDYPKAHIAYLSLKPSPIRWTLWPKMAAVNMTVAARGRVSGFDYLDVGRVLLAPDGLPDASLFRADGLHMNPRGYTLWTRLVDAYLDGAVAADRKPTSPS, from the coding sequence ATGCCCATGGCAAATACCAGCTGCGCCCGCTCCACCGGCACTAGGGGGTCGGGCGGGGGGCTGCTCGCGGCCGCTCTCCTGCTGCTCGCGCCGGCTTGGCCGCTGCGCGCCGCCGATCCGCAAGTCCCATCGCTCAAGGTCAACGCCGACCCCAGCTTCCCCTTCTCCCGCGAGATCGAGGCCTTCGCAAAGGCCAATGAGGCGGGACCGCCCGTCACCGACGCCACGCTGTTCCTTGGCAGCTCCAGCATCCGCCTGTGGGACATATCGGGCAGCTTCCCGGACATCGGCACGGTCAATCGCGGCTTCGGCGGCGCCACCACGTCCGATGTGCTGCACTATTACAAGCACCTGCTGCCCAAGGCGAAGCCGCGCTCCATCCTCGTCTATGTCGGCGAAAACGATCTGGCCGCCGGCGCCACCCCGGCGGAGGTCGCCCATAATGTCCTGACCCTGCTCCGGCAGCTTCGTACCGATTATCCCAAGGCCCATATCGCCTATCTTTCGCTCAAGCCCAGTCCGATCCGCTGGACGCTCTGGCCGAAAATGGCGGCGGTCAACATGACTGTGGCGGCACGCGGGCGGGTGTCCGGCTTCGATTATCTGGATGTGGGCCGCGTGCTGCTGGCGCCTGACGGTCTGCCCGACGCCTCACTGTTCCGGGCAGACGGGCTGCACATGAATCCACGCGGCTACACGCTCTGGACCAGGCTGGTCGACGCCTATCTGGACGGGGCCGTGGCCGCTGACCGCAAGCCGACCTCCCCCTCCTGA